The following nucleotide sequence is from Primulina tabacum isolate GXHZ01 chromosome 2, ASM2559414v2, whole genome shotgun sequence.
AAGTAATAGAATTCCAACAGCGTCCCAGTCTTCCCATCAGCCTAGTCGCCCTTCACATCAGAGCAGAGGGCAAGGTGGTCCACAGAATCAGTCATCTGTTCATGTATTTCCCTTGACTGAGGATGAGGCTCAGGCAGCTCCAGGTACTGTCATTTCTGGTAACTGTACTCTATGTGGTTTTATAGCACGAGTGTTATTTGATACCGGAGCATCTCATTCCTTTGTTTCTCATGCATTCGTTGTTTCGCATGATCTTTGCACCACTAGTATGAATTCCAATCTATCTGTTGCTATTCCGATGGGCAAAATGATTATCACTGATAATGTGCGGTTCAATGCGGTTTTGTTTCACGATGAAAATGTTCTATATCTGAATCTCATAGTTCTACCTATgcatgactttgattgtatcgtTGGTATGGATTTTTTGACTGAAAATCGTGCCACTGTTGACTGTTATCAAGGAATAGTTCGTTTCAGGCCTAGCTTTGCTCctaaatggaatttttatggccgTGGTTCTCAAGCCAAGATTCCTCTAGTTTCTGCCATTGAGATGAATCGATTGTTAGATTTTGGTCATGAAGGTTTTTTGATTTATGCTGTTGATCTATCGCAAGATGAGAGACGGATTTATGATATTCCTGTAGTCTGTGAGTTTCCTGATGTGTTTCCAGAAGAGATTCCTGGTTTTCCACCAGAACGAGAAGTTGAGTTCAGTATCGAATTAATGCCAGGAACTGAACCCATATCTCGAGCACCATATCGTTTAGCCCCTGTTGagctgaaagaattgaaagaacaattacatgaTTTGTTGAGTAAAGGTTATATTCGTCCGAGTTcttcaccgtggggtgcaccgattctatttgtcaagaagaaagatggaaagatgcggatgtgtattgattatcggcaactgaataagtctactgtcaagaataaatatccactcccTAGGATTGATGAATTATTTGATCTGTTGTAAGGTACTTCggtgtattctaagattgatctccgTTCTGGGTACCATCAAGTGCGAGTTATACAAGAAGATGTGTCGAAAACAGCTTTTCGCACGAGATACAAacactttgaatttttggttatgccttttggtttgaccAACGCTCCTGCTgtgtttatggacttgatgaatcgagtatttcataAATATCTCGATCGTTTTGTGATTGTATTCATCGataatattcttgtttattcaaAGTCCGAGGAAGAGCATGCCAAACacttgaggatagttcttcgaaTTCTTCACAAGAAGCAGTTGTACGCCAAACTatccaagtgtgagttttggttagatAAAGTGGTGTTTCTGGGCCATGTCATATCTCAACATCGTATTTATGTCGATCCAAGTAAACTGGAAGCAGTTCTGAACTGGGCACGACCGACCAATGTGCCAGACATTcgtagtttcatgggtttagctggttattaccggagatttatcgaaaatttctcaaagattgctagacctatcactcaactgactcagaaaaatCAAAGATTCATTTGGCCTGATGaatgtgagtcaagttttgtcgagttgaagaagagattgacttcTGCACCAGTTCTTACCATCCCAAGTGGTTCTGGAGGATTCGTTGTTTGTACCGATGCATCAAATCGAGGATTAAGTTGTGTACTGATGCAGCATGGCAGAGTTGTGGCCTAtggttctcgtcagttgaaatcgcatgagtctaagtatcctgttcatgacttggagttagcTGCTATCATTTTTGCTctcaagatttggagacattatttgtttggggaGAAATTTGTAATCTAttatgatcacaaaagcttgaagtatctgttcTCTCAGTCAGAtctaaatatgagacagagacgttggatggatcttttgaaagattatgattgtgagatccAGTATCATTCGGGAAAAGTGAATGTcattgccgatgctttgagtcgtAAGATTGTTGATGTTAATTTATCCTCGATTTATGTTTCTAAGTTACAAGAGGATATTTTCACTTCTGGgttggattttcaaatccaaGGTAATGCTGTTTGTGTATCTCAGATTTCTGTTGAGCCAGAGTTGATTCAGATTTTAAAGTCAGCTCAGAAAACTGATGATCGAGTTCTGAAATCTTATGAGTTAGTATCTCAAGGACACCAATCTGGTTTCTCAATTCACTCAGATGATTCTCTTCAGTTGAATGGTAGATTGGTTGTCCCAGATATTCCTGAATTGCGTACAGCCATCCTTAAAGAAGCTCATTGTACTCGATATAGTATCCACCCAGGAGGAAGGAAAATGTATCATATTCTACGgtctcagttttggtggaataatatgaaaaaggatgtggctgagtttgtgtcTCGTTGTATGATCTGTCAGCAAGTCGAAGCAGAACGAATGAGACCGAGAGGATTACTGCATAGCCTTGAGGTTCCTCAGTGGAACTGGGAGCACGTGGCTATGGATTTTGTCACGCATTTGCCAAGTACTTCTCGTCATTtcgatgccatttgggtgattgtcgaCAGATTatctaagtcggcacactttaTTCCGTATGAGAAGACGTATTCGTACAAGAAAATGGCTCGTCTGTATATTGAAAAtgttgtgagacttcatggagttccagttgcaatagtctcagatcgtgaccctagattcacATCAAAGTTTTGGACTAGTTTCCAAAAAGAAATGGGTACACGACTTGCGATGAGTACTGCGtaccatcctcagaccgatggtcaGACAGAGCGTACGATCCAGACACTCGAGGATCTGCTTCGAGCAGCGGTCATGGATTTTAAAGACAGTTGGCAGGAAGCTTTACCACTAGTAGAATTTtcatataacaacagtttccaggtgactattggtatggctccttttgaagctttgtacggcAGACGATGTCGATCACCTCTTTGTTGGGATGAATTTGGTGAGAAACAgttgactggacctgatattgtTCAGGAAATGCATGATAAAGTTCAGTTGATTTGTCAGAGAATGAAAGCTGCCCAAGATCGTCAAGCTAGTTATGCTAACAGACGTCGTCGACCTCTAGAATTTCAAGTTGGAGATTTTGTGTTTCTGAGGATCTCTCCATTTAGAGGTGTTGTTCGTTTTGGTATGAGAGGTAAGTTTTCACCTCGTTTCGTTGCCCCCTACGAGATTGTTGAGCGTATTGGGACTTGCGCTTATCGTTTTGATTTGCCCTAGTCTTTGTCTGGCATCCACGATGTTttccatgtttctatgttgcgtAAGTATGAGCCCGATCCATCTCATGTGATTCAGcttgatgaggttgaacttgatccgtCTCTATCGTATACTGAGTATCCTGTTTGTATCTTGGATCGTAAAGATAAAGTTTTACGCAATAAAGTTATTCCACTTGTACGTGTTCAGTGGTCGAGGCATGGTGTAgaagaatcaacgtgggaaACAGAAGAGAAGATGAGAGCATCTTATCTATATCTGTTTGATTCCTAGTAATATATTGTTGGTTTCGTATTGTGTGTAAGATGTATGTGTATAAACagaaattttgaggacgaaatttgttTAAGGGGTGGAGAAGTGTAAGGCCCTGTATTTAATTATCCGataatttggcataattagaataattattgagttgtaaattaaaataattatttatgccaaataaattcaagaagtgtgttaaaaatatgtattttagaatatcagagaatttaacgatataaaatacatatagaatttaaataacacacgagagcaaaaTAAATTCAGACCTGGATAAATAGGCTTGAGTTACTATTTgagtaaccaaatacaaaatatataaatatacatatacatacacacatatcTCATTGAAAAGAGAAAAGAAGGGagagaaaggaaagaaagaagaaaccCAATTCCCGCAACCCTTTGAGCAGCTGCGGGAAAGTTGCGATATCTCCTCCGTCCGGTGTCGAAATCCCGATCAGTTTGAGGGGTTGTCTTCCTTACATAAGTACCTTCGTTTTGAGCCATAAAACAcgaattttgagcaaggaaGAGAGCAGATCGAAGCTCCATTTGGTGAGCCCTGTTTCTGTGCAGTATTTTGGTGAGTTCAGTTTTTGTGCTTCTGAAATTCGAAGTTTTGTGTATTGTGCGTTAAAAATCTCGACTTGTGGTTCAAATAAAACTAGTAGCTCTGTTTGTTAGCTTTCTATAGCCACTAAAATTATCGAATTTTGATAAGAAACGGATTTGATgtgatttttctaccaaaacgTGTCAAAGTGGAATTCTGTGTTGGAGCTGTGTACAACACCTACTGTAATTCGGGTTTATGGCATATATGCGCTCGGATTCTGGACTTGTGATTGAAATAAGAGTTGTGGAGCTATGTGTTGTCTACGTAATGATATAAGATTCGTTAAATTTCATTAAGAATTGAGCAAATTATGCTTGTTTTTCTGGAACTGCTCAGTGTATGAAATTCTGTCCGCGAATTTGGAAGTAGCAATGtgttcttgaaaattttgagaataATCTACTGAGATTCTGAAGATGGTTTCAACTAAAGAAACTTAGATAATTGATTATCTTTCATTTTCAGTTGGcagatattgatttgagttaatattGAGCAAGATACGAATTTTATTCTCTTTTGTGCCAAATCGTACATTGGTATGGAATGTAGTTTTCATGATCGGCTTATTGTGGTTTTGTTTAGGCCGAGAGTCTTGAAGAGAAGTTGATATTGGAGTTTCAagttggtataggtatgttacagctcggtaacatacgacggtaaaacataaattatgtttaattgtcattctgtgttacatggatcgtgtttatgaattgttgactgttgtaaattgttaaatgccttcgttgtgatctatgtttattattatgacatattattggcatttagcatcgggcatacagttatgacattcatgttgaatcctatcgttcttgttagcccattgttgatatcctttgttatctggcactgttgtttatctcgggatcattgtGTGGCTGATAGGGCTATACACATGAAATCGTAGTTGTGATTGAACAATTCCGTtgttagtgcagccttttgaggtgagcgctgggattgtgtcatctagtttgttctgttgtgccatcccgttatatcgtatcagctgtatggaggccgagtcaggggtgttattcagcacagcttggctTACGTCGCATTCTTGGCAGGgtggtttagctgcatgacgatgtagctcctctgtgttgttgctcgagcattattccagttgttatggtaccgtttgttggctcctgttatcccgattattcgttgagcctttcatgcattgcatatcacatttcattatatgattatgcatgatttctgttattgttattgttggactgtttcataccagaatcctaactcagttgtttactgggggGGCTACTGTGGTTGCttttgggcaccatggtagatctcccgagttattttgcagcatcagtccgaggttccgccagtggagctcgggattgaggttggattgcttggtccTGTTCAatggagtctcccagttagtctatatgtatgtcttggGTTTGTTTCAGTCTTGTATTGTAGTCTATTTTCCgaggagatgccccgtgtatctgtagttgtatttggttgtttttgcaatgttctgagtcgactctgtgatatttatgatctggtgagtatttggtaagttctaatttctgtttagtcctggccagtgcggctataggttgtttaactttggttttgttttaatgactctagttggagtatattttgatataaactgctgtttgagttttcgggatgtcctacttacggaaAGGTCATGCCGAAttttttctaggccctgaggtccgttttaaagtattttaaaccttttttcGCTGCAGCTTTAagtcaaaccattattgtttgacattaattgtcattagagtaaatgggcCTCACAGTTTCGGTATTCTGGTATATACTGAAATTTTCAGATTTCACTTCGTTATTACACCGAAAAATTCGATATCATTATCGTCTTGTATCGAAATCTTCGATATACCTAAAATtctgtaaatttattattttgtcaGTACAGTAATATTAGTATATcaaaaattcggtattttttccacCCTCAATATCATATCTAACTCAACCAGATAGTTTACAACCAAGTTTAATCATGGTCTCCTTGATTTGATTCGAGTGATTTTACAAATTGctgttattttagtattttttttaaatttatatttatttgataATGATATAGAATTATGTCATTTGTTCCTTTCGATTCGATGGTGCCTGAGACCCCATAAAGGACCCCTCTAGATCAGGCCCAAACCCCCGACCCATCCCTAGCCCAGATGGAAGGCCCATAACAGGCCCatatattctcctataaatattcatagattcaatatattatttttcagcagcactCTTAGCTGCTCTCAatttatatcctcagtctctgacttgagcgtcggaggggctatgcCGGGACACCCTCCcagcccccttctaacggttttcttcgtgatttcaggctcagggcaAATTCGAAGCCTGCGTTTGGACTAGTatcacttgctggaatcggatcCTAAATTTTTAATGAgcatcacttggcgccgtctgtgggaacacttgagctgagacgtagagatggtagacTGAAGAGGAAGTAGGAGAACTAATTCAGTATCGTCAAGTCCTCAGACGAGACCCGACCAATATCGTCTTGAGATGAGACATGAACAACCGCGTCTTGAGATGAGACATGAACAACCTCGTCCTGAGACGAGAGCCGAACAACCTCCTCCTGAGATGAGGGCCGGACAACTTCGTCCCGATGAGAATGTTGGGAACTTGACCCTGAAACAATTGGGCCAATTCATTAACAAGACAGTAGATGAGGTCATGAAGAAGAACCAAGAATCTATGTTTGCCAAAGAGCAGGCCATTCTTCAAGAGCGAGAGGAGAATGCGAAGGGTTGTCAGAGCAGGGTCGAAGAGTCGCGACCTTTCCCGATTGGAGAGAATCTGGAGATGGAGGAGATGTGGAGGGAAATAATAATGTTGAGGCCCCAATTAGGAAACAGAGCTCCAACGCCCAAGAAAGAGAGTCCTTTTCCCTGGCCATTTTGGAGGAAGGGCATCCCCCAAGTTTTCGACAGTCAAGCGTCGGAGAGTATGATGGCCGTACTGACCCAGAAGAACACTTGGGAAGATTTGAGAATCCAGCTTTGTTACATCAGTACTCAGATGGAGTTAGGTGCAGGGTGttcctgggcacgttggtgagatCAGCCCAACAACGGTTTAACACCttgcagcccaactccatacggtctttcgaggatttttctACGGCtttcttgcaccgatttgctaGAAGCAAAatgcaccagaaaaattatctGAGTCTGTTCGTGATGAAGCAGCAAGAATTTGAAACATTGCAAGAATTTATTCGGCGTTTAAACGATGCAGCGCTGGAGATACTAGCTGCTTCCcatgacatcatgataagtgcctttaccCAAGGACTGAGAGGAAGGGAATTCTTTAAATCACTGGTCAAGAAATCTTCAttgagctatgatgatcttTTATCACAGGCATAAAAGTACGTGAATCTGAAGgattgttgcgtgttttcttgattgctcgcaagcacacgacgtcaagttatagtaaaatatgagtacaagtgtcgatcccacgaggaatgtgtatataaatgtatattagtacttgtgattaaaatagtctcgactttatttagaataatcaattaaaagatttgtttgcaagaataactaaattgaaaatggatttaaatgtaacaccaatTTATAGCAAATAACagtggaataaaagatctaaaGGTTCGATTCCACGCAactgtccaccatgtgt
It contains:
- the LOC142537525 gene encoding uncharacterized protein LOC142537525 gives rise to the protein MEGGGEIHIDEIPLVRGRGRGRGRPRARVVDDTFVEQAADQLEQLRKDELVARFHSMHPPRFSGSEGAEKAELWISEIEELFDLIEYPPECRLRLAVHHLKDRAKMWRSTTLMTLDAQRIVPSWDIFKLKFKESYCFPSFYSCKASEFHNLKQGDMSVAEYADSFYAMLRYAPHVAAMEIAKRAEASLKRSGNRVSTQHHQSGRQQFSSSGSTSLRPRGKQFKKPGSSSSRSGSSGNRGGYRYSGPYCDHYGGKHSNNQCVGVQGVCNNCGRPGHFSRVCPSKTWKSAQTGSGAQSNRIPTASQSSHQPSRPSHQSRGQGGPQNQSSVHVFPLTEDEAQAAPGTVISGNCTLCGFIARVLFDTGASHSFVSHAFVVSHDLCTTSMNSNLSVAIPMGKMIITDNVRFNAVLFHDENVLYLNLIVLPMHDFDCIVGMDFLTENRATVDCYQGIVRFRPSFAPKWNFYGRGSQAKIPLVSAIEMNRLLDFGHEGFLIYAVDLSQDERRIYDIPVVCEFPDVFPEEIPGFPPEREVEFSIELMPGTEPISRAPYRLAPVELKELKEQLHDLLSKGTSVYSKIDLRSGYHQVRVIQEDVSKTAFRTRYKHFEFLVMPFGLTNAPAVFMDLMNRYHSGKVNVIADALSRKIVDVNLSSIYVSKLQEDIFTSGLDFQIQGNAVCVSQISVEPELIQILKSAQKTDDRVLKSYELVSQGHQSGFSIHSDDSLQLNGRLQVEAERMRPRGLLHSLEVPQWNWEHVAMDFVTHLPSTSRHFDAIWEMHDKVQLICQRMKAAQDRQASYANRRRRPLEFQVGDFVFLRISPFRGVSLSGIHDVFHVSMLRKYEPDPSHVIQLDEVELDPSLSYTEYPVCILDRKDKVLRNKVIPLVRVQWSRHGVEESTWETEEKMRASYLYLFDS